Below is a genomic region from candidate division KSB1 bacterium.
ATATTGTGACCAATCAAGCAGCGTAAATAACTGAAGTGGTGCATCACAATGGATCGGCTGGCTTGATGTAAGATTTGGCGCAGCATGATCTGTACATTCGCGATTTCAGCATGACGGTTCATAAGGAGCATGAAAGTTCGAATAATGTGATGCGGATGATTAATTTTTCAAAATAGGCATGACAGACCATGGAAATAAGAATCCCGTGTTCTGAATTGAAAATTCAATACGAGAATATCAAAGCCGAAATCAAACTTGCGTTTGATGAAGTGTTCGAATCGAGCTGGTTTATTTTAGGCAAGCAGGTAGAGTTGTTCGAGCAGGAATTTGCAGAGTACTGTGGAGCGCGGTATGGCATTGGGGTTGGTTCTGGGACTGAGGCGCTTCATCTGGCGTTGTTGGCATGTGGAGTCCAACCTGGCGATGAAGTGATCACGGTTTCTAATACTGCAGTGCCAACCGTCTCGGCGATTTCGTTCGCCCAGGCAAAGCCAGTTTTTGTCGATATTGACCCATTGAGTTATACCATGGATCCAGGTGCGATCGAAGCCAAAATTACTCCCAGGACACGCGTCATTCTACCGGTTCATCTCTATGGTCAGGCAGCCGATATGGATCCGATTATGGAGATCGCTCATCGCTACGGTCTTAAAGTGATCGAAGATGCTTGTCAGGCTCACGGCGCTGCCTATCGCGGTCATAGGGTCGGCGCAATCGGCGATCTGGGCTGCTTTAGTTTTTATCCATCGAAGAACCTCGGCGCCTACGGCGATGGAGGAATGGTGGTAACCAATGATCCAGAATTGGCTGATCATTTGAAGTTGCTGCGAAATTACGGGCAACGCAAACGTTATTATCACGACATCAAGGGGTTCAATAGCCGGTTGGATGAACTACAAGCAGCTTTTTTGCGAAAGAAATTGCGTTATCTCGACCAGTGGAACGCTCGCCGGCGCCACCTCGCCAATCAATATGAAAAGTTGCTCGATGATCACGTGGTGAAACCAGTTGAAGCAAGTTACGCCTACCATATTTATCACCTTTACGTCATCCGCTGCCAGTGTCGGGAACAATTGCAGCGGTATTTGTTAGATCATGGTATCCAGACGCTGATCCATTATCCCGTGCCGGTCCACTTGCAGCAGGCATATCAGGACTTGAATTTACCTCCAGGGTCTTTGCCCATCACGGAGCAATACGCTGCCGAAATCCTTTCATTGCCCATGTTTCCCGAACTAACCGATGAACAGGTGAGCATCGTGGCTGATGCAATCAATCGATTTTATCGCTGACCGCTTTCCCGCATTCGCTTGCGATTCAAACCGTTCAAAGGTTTCGAGATTAGACGATTTCGCTAATGAACAAATCCATTTTATGAAAGAAATTTATTGCCAGGATTCAGAATCTTATGTTTGCTGATTTAAAAATACAGGGATCGAAACCATCGAACAAACTTTTGAGCCAATTCATGGCGATGATTGATCCTTATTTGCTATTGGTGATTTTGTTGTCATTGTATATTCCATTGATTGGTGTGAACCTCTATTTCCGATATGATGATGCAGGAACCCTGCTCTGGGCGTTGGATTTCAAGAAAGGCATTATTCATGCGTTCGATCCAGCTCCTTGGTTCGACGAATACAATTTCTACAATGGCGTGGGTGGGTATTATCGGCCATTTGAATCCCTTTATATTATGCTGCTGGTGAAGATTTTTGGTCCAGAACCGTTTTATTTCCATCTGATCAATGGAATCCTCGTTATCACAACCATCGTGTTCATGTATCGCATCGCAGTGCTGCTCAGTGGAAGTCGGCTGGCTGGCTTGATGAGCGCGGCGGTGTTTCATCTTGCATTCCAATCTATCCTCTATGGCACTTTTCACGTGGTCGTCCCGTTTGGATTTTTCTTCGAGCTCATCACTTTCTATTTGTTCATCAAAGGCCTGAATCAGAGTAAATTCCGGACCATCGCACTCGGCTTCCTGTTTTTGATCCCAGCAACGAACCGGCAGACCACCGCGTTGATCCTTACAGCGATCGTGATAGTATTTTTTATCATGCGCTGGCGCGAATCCAAATTTAACCTTTGGGAACGGATCGCCATTTTTCTGATGGCCAGCGTGCCCAATTTGCTGATCCCATTCACTAAAAATTCTAGCCATGCCACCATCTTGAGCCAGCCGTTCAGCGTGGCGGGGTACTGGCAATATATTCTGGAACGGCTCAGCTTCTATACTAATTTAATGACCAGTCATTTGCCGGGAGTGATTATCATCTCTACACTTTTCCTATTCTGGCTAACGAATCTCCCGGTTCAAAGGCTCTGGCCCAAAATAAACTCCCGGTGGGTCACTCTATTGGCGATCCCGCTGAGCCTCATGATATCATTCATGGCATTAAAAATCCAGCCAATTGCTGTGGTCGTGCTCTATGGGACTCTTGCATATTTATTTATTGCCGATCGATCGCTGCAATCGGTGATCGTTTGGTTCGCTGTTTCATTGACATTATTCAGCATCATTAACTTTTATCATGATGCCTATTTCTTGGAGGCGGCGTTTGCCTTGGCGATTGTGTTGGGATATCTGCTCTATCGATCTGCAGTGAAAATTCAGAGTGCATTCGATGTGCTGATTTCGCCGCGGCTTGAGCGAGGGATTTTGACGTTGGCCGCTGTGGGGATTATTTCATTTGGAACAATTGCCTGGAGAGTTCCTGGCTTGCCGATCATCAGCGCCAAGGTGGAGGCGGTCAAAATTCTCATCGAGACCAACCAAAATTTTAAGCGCATGTTCGAATATCTCGCCTCGGAATTACCACCCAATGCGAAAGTATTTCAGCTTTCGGAAGAATATCTTGGGCTTACCATGAACCAACGCCGATTCCTGCCGTTGCGCGAGCGCGCTGAGAATGTGAAAGTCATCAATATTTTGGACTCCAATGTCATGATCAAAGTGTTAGGACGGTGGGATATCGAATTCAAACACGCCGAGGGTTTGACGCTGGGAATTCCAGAGAATTGCGTGTTTATCGTGCATAATAAGCTGGAAAAGCGAATTGCCATGCAAAAATTTCAGCTTGAACCGATTCGCGAGTTTAAAAATCATAATACCGAGGCTGGAGTCTATCGGGTGATTGCTCTTAAGGAACCTCTATAAGTGATAGCTCGCTCTACCGAAATAGTCGAAACTTTCAGATAAGATGGTGTACGCGATTTTAAGCGTCGAAGATAAGTTCTGATGTGAGCTGGACATTTGTTCCTCGTGTTTTATCATCGTTCATCATCCAATTTCAGTCTTTCCGATTGTTATCTTCGTTAGACCCTTGCCCAGGGAATCAACTGATTATCCCTTTCAATTGATGGATGACAATAATTTTTGGTGATTAAATTTTTCTGTTGTTCGATTTCCATTATCGAGACTTTCCTCCCCAATTACAATTTAGGCATTCAAAATTGATATTTTTTCCGAGAGGGTTTGGTCAGCGGCTGAAAACTTGCCATTTCGGATGGTCCTAATTTGACGATCCATTAAATCGTGCCAAAATTTGAATGAGGATCATGATTGGATGCAATACATTGTTTCGTTCTAATACAATTTTGTATTTTTGGGCTGTTATTTTCGTGCGATAAGCCATTGAAAATGAGCACGATTTATTGGTCTCGATTTTTATTGGACCAGTGGTATAAGATTTGCTTGTTTTCATGGATAAGAATGTGCGAATTAACTTTTTTCGCATTGTTCTCCCATCTTTGTCCTATTCGAGTGCTGCGGAATTTTAGAATACGCACAATGGCTTGTGCGGCTGCAATGACTCATGGAACGAAAATATTGGCTAATTTACCCAAGCATAACGAGCAGCACTCAGAAGGCTGATGGGAGAATTCTAAACAAGAAATTTATTCATGTCCCTACAGTTCATTTTAAATCAATCGCAGGGGCGCTGCACCTTTTAACGAGGAGGTTTGTAATGAAAAAACCGTATGACTTCAGCACTGCGGTTATGGTGGTTATGGTTAGTGTCATTTTGATGGCAACATGGCAATTTGGTTGGGGACAGACCTATAAAGTGATGCCTTTAGGAGATTCGATCACCCGGGGGGTGGTTGGTTCCTCAACCCCTGGCGGTTATCGGGATGATCTGAAACAGAAGTTGAGTGACGAGTATGTCAATACCGATTTTGTCGGTAGCTTATCCGATGGCTCATTTTCTGATCCACAGCATGAGGGTCACGATGGCGCCAATGTCGAATATGTGAACAATAATGTTGTCTCCTGGGTGACCAATGCCTCACCTAATTTTGTGCTATTGAATATTGGCACGAATGACCTTGGTTTTACCCCAGTGGAGACGATCGCAGATAAGATCAATAGCATTTGCGATAAAATTTACAGTGTCAACAGTGGAATCACGATTTTCCTATCCAGCATCCTGCCGCGCGGCGACAATGCCACCCGGGATAGTTTGGCTAGCCAAGTGAATAAACGGATCAAGCGGATCGTGACGCAGAAATTAGAAGCTGGATATAGCATCTATTATGTTGGCAACAACGAGTTGTTCCGCGCCAACCCCAATTGGGCAACAGAGTACCTATTTGATGGCTTGCATCCCAACGATACAGGTTACACCCTGATGGCCGAGCTGTTTTGGAGCGCCATTATGAACGTCATCAAAAATGATGGTACGTTGGTCATTGATAATTTCAATCGCTCCGAGATCGGCATCGCATGGGAATACGACCCAGCATTTTCACTGGTGACAGTTGCCCCGGGACAGCGGGAACTGGAGAACACCAGCAACGATGGCGGCTGGAACATGATGGCCATATATAAAGCTGTGACCAACCCTGGCCAGGTTTCGATCCGATGGGGCCAAAACGCCGATGCACTGGGGATCGAAAATGGCGGATTGGCGCTGAAATTGAATAAACCCTCTACAACCGCCAATGGTTATCTGTTGCGCGTTGAACAGGATGGCACGCTGGATTTATGGACGATTGTGAACGGCGCTCCAAGCGAAGACCTTCATGTTGAGGTCCCAGGTAAACAACCAAAAGCAGGTCAAGTCTTTACTGTTAAGCTATCTTCTGATGCCGTTGCCCATCATTTCCATTGCTATCTTGATGGCAATTATATTGGAACGGTTTCCGATTATGATAAGAAACGCGGAAATGAAGCCGAGTTGTATGCTGGGGTGATGATCCGAGGTAGCATGAACGGTGTTTCTTTGCAAAATAATGTCGACAATTTCAATCTGGTGATTGTTGGTGATATCACGCCGCCAGCAAAGATCAAGAACTTAGCAGTATCATCGACTTCGGGTACATCTGTGACGCTAACCTGGACAGCACCTGGGGATGACAGCCTCAGCGATCGGGCGTCTTTCTATGATATTCGTTATTCCACCTCCGCGTTGACTGATGCGAATTGGAACAGCGCGAAAAAGGCGACCAATATCGACATGCCCAAAGCCCCTGGTTCAACCGAGAGCTTTGTGGTGATGGGGCTGGAAAGCAACAAGCGCTATTACTTCGGAATCAAAACTGCGGATGAGGAATACAATTGGTCGCTATTGTCCAATGTAGTCGATGCGACGACCGTCGGCGGCGCTGCGCTGCAAAAGAGTGATGATTTTAGCGATCCCAATACGCTCAATACCTTGTGGAGCGCTAATCCCTCATATGTGATCAAAAATGGAGAATTGGATAACACTTCGACGGTCAATAATTGGGGGCAATTGGCGGTATTTAAGGCCAACGTGAATCCCATCGAAGCATCAATTACCTGGTCGGCTAACGCGACTTCCGAAGGGATCGATAAAGGTGCCCTGGCCTTAATGCTGGATAGCGATAATTATACCACGGCCAATGGCTATATGGCCTGGATTAGAACGCAGGTGGGGGATAATCCTGTGCTCTATTTGTTCACCCATAAGGCAGGGACACCAGAGACCTTTTTGGGCACTTATACCGCAACAGGCCTAAAGAAACCTGGCCCTGGAGACGTGTTTAAGGTGGCTGTCAGCAGCGATGCCAGTGGTCATCATTTCGACTATTATGTGAATGAGAAATTTTATGGTCGTATTAATGATCCCAATAAAACTTATAGCAATGGCACCGATTATTACATGGGCATTGAGCTCCATGGTAACCTGGAGAACAATGTCGATAAATTTGTTACCGTGAACACAGTTGGCGCGCCTTCAGAAATGAAAAAGGTCAAGCCGATTGATACCCCGACCGGGATCGTTGGAAAACCCTTGGCCGATTCATTGATTGTTCGAATCACAGATAAAAGTGGTAATCCCATATCAGGCGTCAATGTAGATTTCACAGTGACACAGGGCGGTGGCAAAGTCGATCTCCAGAGCACGGACAATTATGTGCGGCTTGAGGCCGAAAAGGCATCGGTGATTCAGAGCCCAATGGAGATCGGGGTGGATCCTGGCGCGTCCAATAGCCAATATGTAACGCCCAATGGTGGAGTCCCCTTAGAGGGAAAGATCGAACACACCTTCTATGTCAAAGAGGCTGGAACTTATGTAATCTGGTGCCGAATTGCATTGCAAGATAATCAGCGCCATTCGTTGTTCGTTCAGGTAGATGGGAAGCCAACGATTTCAGCGACCGGCGATCCGCCTCCGCCTGATGGTGTCTGGGATTATCAAGAATATGAGCCAGGTCCCTGGGTGTGGCGCGTGGTGACCGATCGTGCTAAAAATGGCGACATCGCCACGTTCACACTGACCAAAGGCAACCATAAACTGACGATAACGCAACGTTCAGGGACGGGGACTTGGATCGATAAGATTTTGTTGTCCAATAATTACAGCTATGTTCCCTCTGGATTGGAACAAGTTCAACAGTACATCACCGATTCCTATGGTCAAGCACGGGCGCAGTACACGCTCGGCACCGTGGCTGGGGAAAATCGGGTGGAGGCGATCGCACCAGCTTATACGCTGAACGGTGCTCCAGTGGTTTTTGTGATCAACGGCAATGCCGATATCCCCACGAGTATGGTCGCCACAACAGCGACCAACGTGAATGGTGTCGGCGGACAGAAATTGGCACAGCCGTTCGAGGTGGCGCTCAAAGACAAATATAATAACGCTGCCGCGAATTATGAAATCACTTTCACCATCACCGAAGGCGATGGATTCTTAACCAATGGACAAACGGTTCATAAGGTGAAATCGGATGCCAATGGGAAAGCATCCACTTATTTGACGCTTGGCACCGAGTCCGCTACCAATAAAGTCGTGGCCAGTTTTGGGACGCTGCCACCCATTACGTTTACTGCGACAGCGACGTCAGGGATCGCCAAGACCATGCAATATCATAGCGGCAATTCTCAATCTGGCAAAGTGGGGACCACCCTGCTGAACCCATTGAAGGTGAAAATCCTCGACAATGCCGGTAATCCAGTGGTGAACCACAACGTCAAGTTTCAAGTCACTGGGGGCGGCGGTAGCCTCGTCCCCGTGGGGCTTAATGGTGAACAATTAGGTGAATCGGCAGGCTCGGTTGCGGCGATAGAAGCTGCCGCTGGGGCACCATCGTTAGATGTACTGACTGGCAGCGATGGGACTGCCGCGGTCAAACTGATCCTTGGGTTTATTGCAGGAACTAACACGGTCCAGGCGACTTCGAGTACTGGTGGAGCTGCGATGACGCCAATAGATTTCAATGCTACGGCCATTCCAGACATGCCAGATACTTTAATCCAAGTGAGTGGCAACAATCAGACTGGCGCGGCTGGAATGCAATTGAGCAATCCCTTCGTCGTCAAAGTGACCGATAATTATAACAATCCCATTGGCGACCATGAGGTGAAGTTCTCGGTAACTGCTGGCAACGGCTATCTCGACGGCACGACCAATCGTACGGTGACCAAGCGGACAGATCCCCAAGGCACGGCGCAGGTCTATTTGACATTAGGCCAGACCGCTGGGGTGGTGAATACGGTTAAGGTAGAGTCCTATTACGGCGGGCAGGTGTTGTTGAATAGTGGATTTGAAACCCTCGGTGCTGGCGGCGCTGATGTCTTCGCCAATTGGGACGAAGAGATATCTGGTACTTCCAGTATCAAAGATGAGACCGCTTCGGTCCACGGTGGATCTCATGCATGTTTGTTGCAAAAAAACGATAACGACGTCCGCATTCGGCAGACTGTGAAACTATATCCTGGTCAGGAATACACGGTATCGTTCTGGGGCAAGATCAGCGGCGCCACTAATTTTGGCGTGGCGATCAAGAATCAGTCGACCGGTCACTGGTGGAATGGTGAAAAGAACCAATGGGAAACGACCGCTTTCTCGAACAAATTTGCATTGACCGCTGATTATAAGCTCTATTCTTTGACATTTACCACGCTGAATGCCGGCGATGAATATCGGGTGATATTCGAAACGTATGCTGGTCAGACCGCTCACAGCGTTCGCATTGATGATGTGTCACTAAGTCTGAAAGCGACTGGCACAACTGCCAAGGCATTGCCTGGTTCGCCAGTCAATTTCAATGCGACAGCGGGCGTAGTCACCTCGCTGCAATCAAAGACGCCCATCAACCTCAATGGCTCGGCTGGCGTTCCGTTGGATGATACCTTGGCGGTTTACGTTAAGGACAATTACGGCAACCCAGTGGGTGGGTACCCAGTGACCTTCTCATCGACCAGCGGCGATAATCCTGGCACGTTCAATGGTCACACGTTCAAGGAGGTTGTCGCGAACACGGATAGCAGAGGGATTGCACAAGCGATCTTTTATCCAGGGAATAAACCTGGGGTAGCATCGATTGCCAAAGCGATCGCCACTGGCCTGACTGGCTCGCCGATTACCTACACGGTTCAAGTGGCCGAACTGACAGAATTAAAATATGTAGATGGCAATAATCAAACTGGCACAGTAGGCACGGCACTGCCCAAACCGCTGATTGTTAAAGTGGTGGATCAGCGCGGCAAGGCGATCCCTTATGTCGACGTCACTTTCAAAGTTGTTCAAGGCAAGGGCAAGGTGAATAGCGACTCTGTTGTGGTTGTAAAAACGGATACCAGTACTTATCAAGCGCAAGTGATTTTCACCTTGGGGCCGACGCCTGGCACCAATAACCATGTTGTCGAAGCCAGTGCCAGTTACAAAGGCAAAGCGTTAACTGGGTCGCCAGTTCGATTCACAGCGTCAGCAACGATTGGCGGAGCCAATGAGTTGGTGGAAGTCAGCGGTAATTATCAACGGACTGTGGTCGGAAGCCCGCTGGAGAACCCGCTGGTGGTAATGGTGGGAGATGTGTACCGGAACCCAATCTCTGGCCATCCTGTGACTTTCACGGTCAAGAGTGGCGGGGGTTTTCTGGACGGTGATTCCACGAAGAAGACCGTGACCAAGAACACGGACAAAGACGGGAAAGCCCAGGTCGTATTAACGGTAGGTCGCGTTTCTGGTCAAAACAACAACACGGTAGAGGTGGTTGCTTATAAGCCTGGGACTCAGACGCATTTGACCAATTCGCCGATGACGTTTTATGCTTCAGGCACCCATAGTGCTGCCCATACGCTGGAGACGGTTTCCGGTGCTAACCAACCACGGAGCCCGGTACGACAAGCGTTAGCCCAGCCATTCGTTGTTAAAGTGAAAGATCGCAATGGCAACCCTGTCTCGGATCATCCTGTGCAATGGGAGGTTGTCCAAGGCGGTGGTACCTTCGATGGCCTAACAGATTCGGTGAAGACCGTGAATACCAATGCCAATGGACTATCGCAGGTGTATTACTATCCGGGTCCGGTCGCTGGGCTGCAAAATGTAGTCAGGGCACGATCGTGGAATCAGGTGGAGCTCAATGGTTCACCGCGAACCTTTGTGGTCGAAACCAAGGAAGGTGCGGTGAGCGCCAAAAATTCGGTGGTCAGTGCCACCAGCCCGGTTCCAGCCGATGGTGAAACGAAATCGACCATTACGGTGATCCTGCAGGACGATTGGGGCAACAAGATCTCCAATAAAGTGGTAGGATTTCTGAGCGTCACTGGAAGCAACAATGTCCAATCCGGGTTCTTTGATCCCACTGATGCCACTGGGAAGGCGTTGGGCTATCTGGCTTCGAAGAAGGCTGAGGTCAAAGTCGTCAGAATCCGTGACATTACTGATGGCATCAATCTGGAGGATACAGCGTCAGTGAGATTTACGCCATTGGCCGCACATAGTATCGGTTACGTTTCTGGCACGGACCAAATCGCTAATTTCGGAACCGCGGTAAAAGATCCCATCAAAGCGGTGGTTCTGGATGTGAATGGCAATCCCATCCAGGGTCATCCGGTGAAGTTTGAGGTTTATGAGGGCGGTGGTTATATTTGGGAGCATCAACAGTTGAAGCAGCCCTTTATCTATACGGATCAGAATGGCATTGCTGCTGCCAATTGGGTATTGGGTCCATCGATCGAGGTGAACCGCGCCAAGGCGGTGGCAGAGGGATTAGCTGGTTCAGGGAACGTCCGTTATATCGCGACTGGACGCAGCAATACTGCCTCAGCTTTGAAAAAGGTGAGCGGTGATTTGCAGACTGGGACGGCTGGTCTGCCATTGGACAAACCGCTGGTGGTGAAGGTGGTGGACAAGAATAATGACCCCATTTTTGATCATCCAGTGAAATTCAATGTGGAATTTGGTGGAGGCAATTTCAGCGGAGAACCATCGCTGATCGTTCGTTCTAACCCATTTGGTGAGGCAATTGCCGTATTTACGCTTGGCAAACAGGCAGGGTCAAACGTCGCCTCGGCCAGCGCGCCAGGATTGACAGGCTCACCCCAGGGATTTACTGCCCAAGGAGTTGCTGGAAAAGCGGCCAAGATCGTCAAATGGGCTGGTGAAGGCAAGACCGGTCCCGTGGGTGGTCGTATCAGCGGGATTCAAGTGAAAGTCACCGATATTTTCGATAATGCAGTAGCTGGATACACGGTGAATTTCGCAATCAATAAAGGGGATGCCACGATTAGCGGTCCCAGTGCGATCGCCAGCGGCCCAGATGGGATTGCCTCGTTGACGATCAACGTGGGCACGACCATGGGCGAGATCGAAATCATCGCTGCGGCTCCAGGTTTGATCGGAGACGGGCTGATCATCAAGGTCTATGCGGTCGCCGCTGCCGCTGTTGAGATGAAGGAGTATGCTG
It encodes:
- a CDS encoding GDSL-type esterase/lipase family protein; translated protein: MKKPYDFSTAVMVVMVSVILMATWQFGWGQTYKVMPLGDSITRGVVGSSTPGGYRDDLKQKLSDEYVNTDFVGSLSDGSFSDPQHEGHDGANVEYVNNNVVSWVTNASPNFVLLNIGTNDLGFTPVETIADKINSICDKIYSVNSGITIFLSSILPRGDNATRDSLASQVNKRIKRIVTQKLEAGYSIYYVGNNELFRANPNWATEYLFDGLHPNDTGYTLMAELFWSAIMNVIKNDGTLVIDNFNRSEIGIAWEYDPAFSLVTVAPGQRELENTSNDGGWNMMAIYKAVTNPGQVSIRWGQNADALGIENGGLALKLNKPSTTANGYLLRVEQDGTLDLWTIVNGAPSEDLHVEVPGKQPKAGQVFTVKLSSDAVAHHFHCYLDGNYIGTVSDYDKKRGNEAELYAGVMIRGSMNGVSLQNNVDNFNLVIVGDITPPAKIKNLAVSSTSGTSVTLTWTAPGDDSLSDRASFYDIRYSTSALTDANWNSAKKATNIDMPKAPGSTESFVVMGLESNKRYYFGIKTADEEYNWSLLSNVVDATTVGGAALQKSDDFSDPNTLNTLWSANPSYVIKNGELDNTSTVNNWGQLAVFKANVNPIEASITWSANATSEGIDKGALALMLDSDNYTTANGYMAWIRTQVGDNPVLYLFTHKAGTPETFLGTYTATGLKKPGPGDVFKVAVSSDASGHHFDYYVNEKFYGRINDPNKTYSNGTDYYMGIELHGNLENNVDKFVTVNTVGAPSEMKKVKPIDTPTGIVGKPLADSLIVRITDKSGNPISGVNVDFTVTQGGGKVDLQSTDNYVRLEAEKASVIQSPMEIGVDPGASNSQYVTPNGGVPLEGKIEHTFYVKEAGTYVIWCRIALQDNQRHSLFVQVDGKPTISATGDPPPPDGVWDYQEYEPGPWVWRVVTDRAKNGDIATFTLTKGNHKLTITQRSGTGTWIDKILLSNNYSYVPSGLEQVQQYITDSYGQARAQYTLGTVAGENRVEAIAPAYTLNGAPVVFVINGNADIPTSMVATTATNVNGVGGQKLAQPFEVALKDKYNNAAANYEITFTITEGDGFLTNGQTVHKVKSDANGKASTYLTLGTESATNKVVASFGTLPPITFTATATSGIAKTMQYHSGNSQSGKVGTTLLNPLKVKILDNAGNPVVNHNVKFQVTGGGGSLVPVGLNGEQLGESAGSVAAIEAAAGAPSLDVLTGSDGTAAVKLILGFIAGTNTVQATSSTGGAAMTPIDFNATAIPDMPDTLIQVSGNNQTGAAGMQLSNPFVVKVTDNYNNPIGDHEVKFSVTAGNGYLDGTTNRTVTKRTDPQGTAQVYLTLGQTAGVVNTVKVESYYGGQVLLNSGFETLGAGGADVFANWDEEISGTSSIKDETASVHGGSHACLLQKNDNDVRIRQTVKLYPGQEYTVSFWGKISGATNFGVAIKNQSTGHWWNGEKNQWETTAFSNKFALTADYKLYSLTFTTLNAGDEYRVIFETYAGQTAHSVRIDDVSLSLKATGTTAKALPGSPVNFNATAGVVTSLQSKTPINLNGSAGVPLDDTLAVYVKDNYGNPVGGYPVTFSSTSGDNPGTFNGHTFKEVVANTDSRGIAQAIFYPGNKPGVASIAKAIATGLTGSPITYTVQVAELTELKYVDGNNQTGTVGTALPKPLIVKVVDQRGKAIPYVDVTFKVVQGKGKVNSDSVVVVKTDTSTYQAQVIFTLGPTPGTNNHVVEASASYKGKALTGSPVRFTASATIGGANELVEVSGNYQRTVVGSPLENPLVVMVGDVYRNPISGHPVTFTVKSGGGFLDGDSTKKTVTKNTDKDGKAQVVLTVGRVSGQNNNTVEVVAYKPGTQTHLTNSPMTFYASGTHSAAHTLETVSGANQPRSPVRQALAQPFVVKVKDRNGNPVSDHPVQWEVVQGGGTFDGLTDSVKTVNTNANGLSQVYYYPGPVAGLQNVVRARSWNQVELNGSPRTFVVETKEGAVSAKNSVVSATSPVPADGETKSTITVILQDDWGNKISNKVVGFLSVTGSNNVQSGFFDPTDATGKALGYLASKKAEVKVVRIRDITDGINLEDTASVRFTPLAAHSIGYVSGTDQIANFGTAVKDPIKAVVLDVNGNPIQGHPVKFEVYEGGGYIWEHQQLKQPFIYTDQNGIAAANWVLGPSIEVNRAKAVAEGLAGSGNVRYIATGRSNTASALKKVSGDLQTGTAGLPLDKPLVVKVVDKNNDPIFDHPVKFNVEFGGGNFSGEPSLIVRSNPFGEAIAVFTLGKQAGSNVASASAPGLTGSPQGFTAQGVAGKAAKIVKWAGEGKTGPVGGRISGIQVKVTDIFDNAVAGYTVNFAINKGDATISGPSAIASGPDGIASLTINVGTTMGEIEIIAAAPGLIGDGLIIKVYAVAAAAVEMKEYAGNNQQGTIERELVYPLSVVVLDQYGNPAGGQNIPISFVMIEGNGVVLDRTVYSNENGVASARFQLGNMTGTSYKVWAINNGLKGSPIEFKATGVTNKFPLFDPIPTATIRENQNINFKVNATDGDNDAIRYGIRNLPQGAMFDSLGSRQFNWTPNYFQAGKHVIHFMAWDNKGGFDDEPVTIIVENVNRPPQITYYEPISINLVGHKNIGETFRFLVQVSDPDYDPISYSWYDNNVFVSAKSNYDFYVADNIVGSHQIKVVVSDGYDTVERSWALYVKTPVQLASFSGRVTDRHVVELEWETTVEVAHAGFNLLRKSASDRDYQQINLQLIKSDGTKKYRYVDRSIEVGETYSYKLEDVSISGEKTQHDPITVMVERPKSFKLAQNYPNPFNPSTMIEYQLPEQTHVTIVIYNMLGQEVRSLVDEIKPAGYHSVIWNGLDNSGGMVTSGVYYYRMTTPSFNEVKKMVLVR
- a CDS encoding DegT/DnrJ/EryC1/StrS family aminotransferase translates to MEIRIPCSELKIQYENIKAEIKLAFDEVFESSWFILGKQVELFEQEFAEYCGARYGIGVGSGTEALHLALLACGVQPGDEVITVSNTAVPTVSAISFAQAKPVFVDIDPLSYTMDPGAIEAKITPRTRVILPVHLYGQAADMDPIMEIAHRYGLKVIEDACQAHGAAYRGHRVGAIGDLGCFSFYPSKNLGAYGDGGMVVTNDPELADHLKLLRNYGQRKRYYHDIKGFNSRLDELQAAFLRKKLRYLDQWNARRRHLANQYEKLLDDHVVKPVEASYAYHIYHLYVIRCQCREQLQRYLLDHGIQTLIHYPVPVHLQQAYQDLNLPPGSLPITEQYAAEILSLPMFPELTDEQVSIVADAINRFYR